One window from the genome of Hemitrygon akajei chromosome 4, sHemAka1.3, whole genome shotgun sequence encodes:
- the LOC140727118 gene encoding rho-related GTP-binding protein RhoG-like, with amino-acid sequence MVTIKVMLLGSELVGKTSLIVCLTTHIFPRDSLPTVFDTFSTQLAVNERTVVLNVWDTAPQEEHLLSVRQFYYPLTDVFIICFSIGDPTSFERVWSDWYSEVHRHRPNVPVLLVGTKKDLRQDSDTVHGLLQRQSAPVTYQQGARLARRMRAAKYLECSALLREGVREVFEEAARAVLHRGRTKRARSCVLT; translated from the coding sequence ATGGTGACCATCAAGGTGATGCTGCTGGGCAGTGAGCTGGTGGGGAAGACCTCCCTCATCGTCTGCCTGACAACCCACATCTTCCCACGGGACAGCCTGCCCACCGTCTTCGACACCTTCAGCACCCAGCTGGCGGTGAACGAGCGGACGGTGGTGCTGAACGTGTGGGACACAGCGCCGCAGGAGGAACACCTGCTCTCCGTCCGTCAGTTCTACTATCCCCTCACCGATGTCTTCATCATCTGCTTCTCCATCGGTGACCCCACTTCCTTCGAGCGCGTTTGGAGCGACTGGTACTCCGAGGTACACCGGCACCGGCCCAACGTGCCCGTCCTTCTGGTGGGCACCAAGAAGGACCTAAGGCAGGACTCGGACACCGTCCACGGGCTTCTGCAGCGGCAGTCAGCCCCCGTCACCTACCAGCAGGGCGCCCGGCTGGCCCGGCGTATGAGGGCCGCCAAATACCTCGAGTGCTCGGCACTGCTGCGGGAGGGCGTGAGGGAGGTCTTTGAGGAGGCGGCTCGTGCCGTCCTGCACAGGGGACGCACTAAACGAGCCAGGAGCTGTGTGCTGACATGA